The Pygocentrus nattereri isolate fPygNat1 chromosome 12, fPygNat1.pri, whole genome shotgun sequence genome includes the window TAAGACAATTGGGTTGGAGAATGTTGGGGATGGTTAAGAGTGAGGGATTTGGGTTGGGGATCTTCAGGGACGGTAAAGAAGTATCACTtcaattccacctccgcatttaacccatccgtgaagtgaaacaccacatgcacatagtagggggcagtgaacacacttgcccagagcggctGCGCCCTTAAGGGTAAGGGATCTAGGTTACggattatcagattattgaggCTGAGGGAGTTGGGTTGGGGATAGTCAGGGATGGCTAAGGGTAAGAGATCTAGGTTACGGATTATCAGATGATTGAGGCTGAGGGATTTGGGTTGGGGATAGTCAGGGATGGCTAAGGGTAAGGGATCTGGGTTGGGGATTGTCAGATGATTGAGGCTGAGGGATTTGGGTGGACAGTTACATGTAAAGGATTTTGTTTGGAGAATGTCAGGGATGGTTAAGGGTGAGGGATTTGGATTGGGAATCATCAGGGACAGTTAAGGGTGAGGGATCTGGGATGGCCATCTTCAGGGACTGTTAACGGTAGGGATTTGGGTTTGGGAGCATCAGGGATGGTTAAGGAATTTGGGTTCCTCAGGTTTCCTCACTCAAAGTGCTTAAGAACTACTCTGACAAGAGGCAGCTACATGGCTCGAGTTGGGGAAGTTGTTAAAGATATCGGTTGGAGATTTTGCCAGATGGTTAACAGAGTTGTGTTTGCTGTCTTTCATGTCAAAATCTCCCCTTTGCCCCAGACAGCCTGGTAGATTTCATTGCTAAAAAATGTTGCCCAGAGCTGCCTACTTTAACAAGAAGGGGCCACCTGCCTGGCCAACCACACACTGAGCTTTAAAGTTCAACTAACTTTTAAAGATCGTGTGAACTTCAGACCAAGAACAGATTTGAAAAACCACAGACATACTAAGAAACATTCTTTAATATTTTCCTCCTCTTTGAAAGAGGACAtgatacaaaaaagaaaagttagACATAATCCTGTTGTTCTGATAAacattccacttttttttttttaacctgcaGCTGATTTGCTGAGTGTGgcgcaaaaaaaaacaaaaacaaaaaaaacacaaacaacaatggacaaacatttacatacaaaatataaagaaaaaaaaaaaatctattcttACAGTGGGGAATAAATAGACATTAAGTGGCAGCGTTTGCTAAAAGGGGCAAAGTTAGGTTAGGCTAAAGAGAGAACAAcattacacattaaaaaaaccaaaaacaaggaaacaaaaacaaccatatttaaaaattacTAGACAACCTGACACTCATACACCTATAAATCATCATGACCACataggaaagaaagagggagaggcgCACATACATTCACACGATACCTAATCCGACAAAACGTTAAAACATCCTGCACACGTTACACGCAAACTAAAGCTAACTACGTTTTCCCATCACTCCCTCCCTTTCACATACTTGTGTTAATTTAATTGCTGGCAGGTTGTAAACCATGTTTGTTGTGTTAAAGCGGCAAGAGTTTCATTGTCAGCACCTGCGTACAGTTAAAAGAGGTTCTCCAGAGCTCGGACTTCACGCACTCCTTACGAAGTCCCTGTGATCCGTCATGCAGAGGGACGAACGGAATGAGAGGCGGTAGGTTTTGCTTTGCCACAGCGTCGTATGGCTTTGGGTTGTGTGTTTAAGTGCAGTCTGACagtctcttctgattggctgtaggGTAGGTGTGGTCTCAGACGGTCTCCTCCAATTGGTTCTCAGACAGAAACCGCTGATTGGCTACTGCTACCAAACTTGAGGGACGTCAAACAGTCCCGTAGAGGTGGCCTGAGAACCTGAGTGAAGAAGGAACAAAGTAAATACAGACAAAAGTCTGTCTAATTACCAGAGGGGACACATCAGGGCCTTCTAGACTTTAAAATCTTTATGCAAATCAAAATTTTAGAGACAGTGTTTCAGAGCctaaatcaaaaaaaaaaaaaaaattatttatatttatatatatatatatatatatatatatatatatatatatatatatatatatatatatatatatatatatatataataataataataataataataataataataataataagtatatatatataaaaaaaaaaatttccacCCCtgaatttccttcgggatcaatcaagcatccatccatccaaaatTAAGCTACCCTGACCGTTATACTACCAGTTTCAGTTCATGATGTGACACTCTGGACTGATCAGTTTTGCTTTTTagccaaatgtttttaaaatgaccattttagtGTTTAATATTGGCTCATGATGAAACCTGATAATTTTTCCTACCAGTCACTGATATTCTGCAGGGAAAGCCCTTCATTCAGTCCATCCCTAAAAGGAACAcctaatatattttaaaaacaaaatatgtttgAGGCTCTGAAACGTTTGACTTTAAGGACCCATGGAAACCCAGCAGTTGTGATCAGAGACCCAAACTAATGATGCACACTTTTGTGAAAACATTCAGGCACAAACAAACCAGTCAGCATCTCGCTTTTAGAGCCAACCTTTCAGAATCCATCGCTCAGCTCTTCTTACCctgattctgattggctggcagtTCTGGCCAGGCGTCGGCTTCCTCAGACCCCGCCTCTCCCTGGGCTGGGCTGGTAGACACTGCAGCTTCTCCTGGCCTGAACGTGCAGAATTAAAACTGAGGTTAAAACTGAAGCGCTGCTTTAgtttcagcacagcagcagcaagACTAATGTAGCCAACAGATAAAGAAAGCTCACCGACCCACCAGCACGGTGCTAACTACATGCCTAGTTCATCACATTTGCATTTACTGTGTTTGGGATTTGGGTGAGGGAGACTAGAAATGGTTCTGCTGAAGTGCTCCTTTAAGGATGGCTGTAGATCAGAGATTAGAGAGGAACCGTAAAACATACTGAGGTTTGAGCCAGCTGTCCGTCGTCGAGTCCACAGCATATGTCTGACCACAGCCGCCACTCCCTCCAGCTGCAGAACACACATCACATCATAACGAGGTCATTTCCGCAATGTGTTTTCATAGTGCCTCTGTAAAAATTAGtgctttaaaaagaaataaatagaaTGACTACCACCAATAATTAATATCACTGTTGGAAGAAAGCCTCATCTCAGAAAGacatttacttggaaaaatctcTAACTTCCTTTATGAGTTgggaagttttttccttctcttgtaagtTTGGATGATTCCTGTTAGtccattaaaaaaatctgaacacaatgtaaaaggaaaCCAATTCAAAAactacaagattttgttcccaTAGCGATAAGatattcacacacaaacaaacaaacaaacaaacaaacaaatgtgattGTGTGTCAGTGCCTGTTTAACCATTTCCTGCCCCCTCTGCAAAAAAGCCCAGTGTTAACTGTGGTCATCATTAAATAGCTGCTTCTCCTCATCTGTacttcattattattcatacaTTATTCAAATAGGGTGATGCTAAGGGAATTTAAATCCAGGAGACATCTTGTGAACTACTTTGAAGAGCAAATTTGgattttcaaaatataaaattcattaatttgttcatttttactgtatttggtTACGAGAAATAAAGGCAATGTTGCTGCAgagacaaaatgaacaaaaaacaacaaactccACCTCACCATCTGTTTTAATCTTCTTTGTGTAGTGACTCCAGTTGCTATCGGCGACGCCGAAGTCGGAGGTTTGGTCTTCCTGAGTAGGGCTGATGCTCCTCTTCCCCGTCAGCGACCTACGCAATAAACACTTCAGTAACACCGTCTGCACTCTTAACCTCCACATCAGTAACTGCTGAAAATCACGTTACAAGCCCCACGCGGCACATCAGAGCACCGTAATACGAGTAACTAACACCCGATCTGCTTCTACACAAGGTCTCCAACACCATCTACCGGGCAGAAGGACATTTCCAGAACATAACTCTGAGAAGGCCAGTCCTGCCTGTGGTGATCGGAGGAgaatttactcatttatttacttagtCATTTAGACCTCACCTGTTGTGCATGTGGCTGCAGGTAGTGTTGGCCCACCCGTCCTCAGCCCACTTCCTGTTcttgcttgtgcttttctgtttggACTGCATGTAATCTGCGTACGTCTGGATCCGGTAGCTCTCTGCGTACTGACTGGTGTTCATCGCTATGAATTAAACACGTTTAAATCAGCAGAGATCACagtttcactttaaatgttcCCTGAAATGAAAACCAAAACCGTAAAAACGATGGTGGCCATACCGATCTGCACTTGCTCCAGCTGGCTGAGAGAAACAAAGGCCGAGGTGTCGTCAATCCACGACACCTGGATGTTACCTGAAGGTTACAGGAGATGCACAGGTAAGCAGGGATTAGTACGAGTCAGACACCAAAGATTACCCGGGAGTTAAAACAGCAGTGCTGAATGAAAAATCCATCCCAACGCGTTCGTCATTAATAAGcacttcatttttcagattGTGATATGGGCTTACAGTCCAGTCACAGTAAGACGCTGAGTGGTAGCGCCTAAAGCATCTGGTTTGTGGGAGCCTGTAGTCTTTGgagtaaagcaccaccactggactctgaatTAATCAGTTTCTCTacctgtcagtctgatggacgagtttgggtttggagaacgttacctgcctgaccgCTCTgagccagctgtaaagtttggtggaggagggatgattattcaggggttggtctagaacccgtagttccagtgaagggaatcttaaagcttcagcaccaagacattttggacaattatacacttccaactttgtgggaacagtttggggaagaacctttcctgttccagcatgactgagccccagtgaccaaaacagctccataaagtcatgcctgagtgaatttggtgtggaaggacttaactggccctcacagagccctgacctcaaccccatcacacgtggcacctttgggatgaactagaccggagattgtgagccagggtGTTAAATGCCTGTAAAATTGTGGCTCTCTGAAAAACTGCCATCtgtgaaaatggtacaaaactAGAATAATAAAACGAAGCCAACACAATAGTGTAGTGTAGGTACGCATTACCGAATGCGCTGAATAGCTGGTACAGGTCACTGGTCTTCCATTCTTTAGGGAATGTAACGTACAGGACATGATCTCTCTTCGGCTGCACTGAAACAGAGTTTGAATGCATCATTGCACACACTTCTTTTaacgggtgtgtgtgtgtgtgtgtgtgtgtgtgtgtgtgtgtgtgtgtgtgtgtgtgcgcactcgctggccacttcattagataCACCTTGTTagtagtaaaaggctggacccccttttgccttcagaactgtcttaattcttcgtggcagactttcaacaaggtgttggaaacgttcctcagagattctggttggttatttgagttcctgctgcctttctatcatctggaaccagtctgcccattctcctctgacctcatcaacaaggcattttcgtccacacaactgaccgctcactggatatttcctctttttcggaccgttctctgtaaaccctagagatggttgtgcgtgaaaatcccagcagatcagcagtttctgaaatactcagaccagcccgtctggcaccaacaaccacgccacgttcaaagacccttaaatcccctttcttccccgttctgatgctcggcctgcacttcagcaagttgtcttgaccacctctacatgcctaaatgcagtgagttgtggccgtgtgattggctgattagccatttatgttaacaagcagctgaacaggtgtacctaataaagtggtcactGAACGTATATGTAtgaatgttatgttatgttgtGTCTTTGACTTACAGTCTGGTCCGCTGATGTTCAAATAAGGGATATCAACCACCCGCATGAGGAACAATCTAGGAAAAACGGGAGAATAATTATAGTCTATATTTGTTGCCAATCGCAACTtgttaattatataattaaaggTGACTTTCATAAACTGCTCCAACCAATCCCACAGCGGTGGGACCACCAAACCTCCAAAAatgatttattcttttaaatgtaCCTTTCCAACATTGCAGAGAGATAATGGAGCAATGGGAACTACAAATTACCCAGTGCTAAATGTCAGCTAACGTAGCTGGCCCCAATTTTGCTGAGGTTATAATGCTAGCTAAGAAAACCAGCTAGCGATACTAGCCTAGCCCAAAGCTAACTGTAAGCACGCTAgctcctgtgtctgtgtggatgtAAGCTGTGCTCGGAGTCGCACTTGTTGTAGAAGGGCTCGATGAGTTTGGAGCGAGCAGAGATGTGAGCTCTGGGAGGGGTGAGGAACGAACCTgcagacagaaaacagacaaacgAACATCACAATCTTCACTTTAGGCTGCAGTTACATGGTAGaatcttcacacacacatttagctgcttaaaactgaaatgaagtTTTAATTCAGATTCTTTGAGGTAAAATCGAGGCACCAGCCCCATATTTACAAAGTGTCCCTTAAATCTGGCCTGGAGCTGTGCAACCGTAAGCATTGGCCCCATCaccaggagatcgcgagttcgatccctggtgatacTACAGTCGTCTGTatccgggagtccaagagagcacaactggcctcactctctctgggtgggtagaatggcTTTCCTCAGAGCGCGTTCAGCCGTCCAACAAcattgcgtgagcggcagttcgaaaagatgtggtggtgcttcacaggtctcagaggaagcctgtgctaagTTTCGCCCCCCTAGTGAGGACCGTATCGTGTGATTGATTGAGTCCCAACTAGAGGGTGGAAAATTGGGCCAACGAAATAAGTCAAACAAGATCTGGCTTGCAAAAGataatttcattacattttgtcCGTGCCTGAATATTTCTCCATCTGATGGTACATTTGCTTCACCCTCCAGGCACTGTGTCCGGTCCCCCAGCATGAGCTCAAAAAATGACCTCAAACTGATCACCGTGTTAAAGCGGAGACAGATCTGCCTGCAGCTGGAACCATTCAAACCCAAACCTGACCCGGCGCACACTTGGTGAGCACAACTAATTTAGCTACAGTTAActccattattctaattcaGACTGATTATTAAATCGGACTCCTCCGATTCACTCAGGACACAAGAGACAACTTCACTTAGCACATGCACACTTACCCAGATAGTTGGCCATGGAGACGAAGCAGAGGCCGGTGATGTAGGCGTCGTATCCGGCCTCGTGGAGCTGTTCAGCTGCAGTGTCGTAACACTGAAATCCCTCAGAACAACCTACACACAAAACAGACGGAATCAGAACATCCGGTAACCTTaaggtaaaacaaaaataagccCTTTTGGTCTGTGATTGTCATTAGCACACGTATGTTAAGATGGCTTAGCAGCCAGCATGACTGATCACACTGGCAGACCATCTTGGTCAAATGGTCAAAACAGGAAAGAAGACCAGCTCAGTCAAGATGGTCAAGCAGGTCATGATGGTAGACAAGCTCGGTCAAGCTGGTGATGTAGTAGGCCTGCTCAGTCAAGAGGGTCAAGCAACCATGTCATTAAACCAGCTCAATCAAGCAGATCATGCAGGTAGACCAACTCAGTCAAGATGGTCAAGCAGGTCACATTAGGAGACCAGCTCAGTCAACCAAGTCGTGTCGGCAGACCAACTCAGTCAGGATGGTCCAAGTAGGTCTTGTCGGTAGACCGGTCAAGCTACTCAAATtaggttatttaaaaaaaaaaaaaaaaaaaaaaaaaaaggatttctaGAGATTCAGAAACgtttacaatatttacaattaaattatgcagtaaatgaaacattaataggTGATGTTCAAGTAGCTAAATTAGCTACTGCATGCTAGCGTTTCTTACCAACTTTTGGAGCTTTAAAGGGTTTCTCCTTCAGCTGCTTCTCCAACTCTGCCAGAGATGTGTTTGTGATCAAGTCCTGAAGGGGGGAAACAAAAACCAGGTGCACGGTTATTGGGACGAACGCACTCCATAACTCTCGTTTCATCTTTAAATACTAGAATTAGTCTCCAGTCTACCTTGAACGGTTGTGTTGACGCCATCAGCTTAGTGTCCAGAAGTCTGAAAGCCAAATAAAATGGGTAACGTGAACTCAACACGCATGTTTCTGTGAACGAAAAGCTGAGCCAGCAACTGGAAGGTTGTGGGCTCAAATCCCAGGAGTGACTGGGTGAACCCGATTGCACCAGGTTCACTACAGGTAAACCAACACGGCCGATCGTTGAATCATCATTAGACCGACAGCCTCACAAACCCGCAACTTTGCTAGTGTGGCAGCCCTCAGGCTACACTGCTCAACATGACCAGACAAATTGTTTTTCAGCTCTTAATGCTCTGGTCATCCTTAAATAAGACAAACCACAAAGACAACCACGAAGCAGCCCTGTTGAACACGTGTATATCATCAGTAGAGCACAGTAATGCTCTGTGTTCAGTACAGACATGCAAGGATAATTGGGAGcttcttctttgaattttcttgttccaGCTTAGAAGCTGACTTCAGGCTCAGAGCTTTAATGCTGAGAGCTTAAATCACCTCATCAATAAAAATGCCATCAAAACGTCCTGGCTAGAGGCGCCAATAAATACGCGCTATAGTAGGACATTTTGACAAGGCAGCACAATTAGTCAGAACACTCTCCTTAATTTAAATGTACCTTAGTGACATCAAACCGATGCACAGCAGCTTTAGCTCGCATGCAACTATAGTAGCATTACGACTAACAAtctcgtaattcagaggatccagtgatgtATGCAGGGGTGATAGTGGGAaaaaattcctgagcctgaactttttttctctgctcgggaggtgagcagggtgggggtgctatgtatgcgacacacttaacacatgttggcccctgggcgcagataaacgtctatgtataaccctgatcttcattactgtcaaagagtttttgcttttgaattagtcccttcaatgatagattgtgttgaattttgttgaaatacatgaacaacattcagacatgagataaacaaacccaatataagcctatatttcagaagcttgtgcagattaccagaactcttgggactagcaggcctgttcaggaatccataccttattgcttctatagcataggagactacagatactacagccataccaagaacggtcagcaggtggcaataacaCTACTCCAATACTCCAAAGTAAACtaggaattgattagtagcctaaccattgactaaatgacatgaacaaggacacattcatttcttttaaaaatataatagcaaactatgcagcatttattttaaatattttgaaacagttacagtgcaacaaactcaaataatactacagccctaaaattactattcagttccgttttccccttaatataggcttaatatagttgtgttccatggctgagtttatacgtttcgcgttgacagtggaaaaaaattcgcacgtgtatttcccgggatttcctactgaatctatcaatttgtttggtcaaagcaagtcccgccccccctgtttctgactggcttaatggctagtaggctcggccttggtgttggttacagtgaaacctgcgcatgtcagatcaagagaagtgtcagatcctatggtcagatcacgaggccaggggtcggcaacccgcggctctttgatccctctgatgcggctcagctcttgaaaataattaatttaattaacgtatattatttttgagacttaaaaaaaaaatgttcgggCGGAATATCACAAACGCCCGGTATTTAGTTTCGGTTCGCTTGACTGACataccccaccccaccccaccccgtTTGTCCAGGTTCAGGTGTCACTTGTTTTGGGGCGGGGCTTACCTGGGAAACACACACATCGTAACCTCTTTGAAATCATCCAACTCctgcaaaaaacacacagaaaaaagacGAGCAGATTTCAGTTGTGATTaatgaacaaaacaataaacagtttaATATTCATAACAGTCCAGTACATTCAGCAAGTTCACAGTTTCAGCAGCAATTAAGACAGTGCATTACACAATCCATCCAGAATATACGGTAATGCCTTTAATAGCATATTTTGCATAATATAACCAGCAGTTATGCATGTTCTAACAAGATATGAGACCTCACCCCACAATCTATACAACTCATGGTTACCTCTGGCAGTGGACAGTAGAACTGGTGGATGGTGTGCATGACGTCCAGCAGCATGTTATGGCCAACCACCAGCTTGCCCTGAAagaatgacttacattaaacataataataataataataataataataataata containing:
- the parn gene encoding poly(A)-specific ribonuclease PARN yields the protein MEITRRNFKESLGAVYGAVEEADFLAIDGEFSGISDGPSVSALTNGMDTPEERYAKLRKHSMDFLLFQFGLCTFRYDQAQSKYLTKSFNFYIFPKPFSRTSPDIKFICQSSSIDFLASQGFDFNKVFRSGIPYLNQDEEAQLREQYEERRNQMNGSGTPSYISPLSGKGPVNVPDEHKDFINRVVEKVEALLNNSEKTVDLEPCSGFQRKLIFQTLNWKYPKGLHVETVETEKKERFIQVSKVDEEERRRIEQQKQEREQEELNDAVGFSRVIHAISKSGKLVVGHNMLLDVMHTIHQFYCPLPEELDDFKEVTMCVFPRLLDTKLMASTQPFKDLITNTSLAELEKQLKEKPFKAPKVGCSEGFQCYDTAAEQLHEAGYDAYITGLCFVSMANYLGSFLTPPRAHISARSKLIEPFYNKLFLMRVVDIPYLNISGPDLQPKRDHVLYVTFPKEWKTSDLYQLFSAFGNIQVSWIDDTSAFVSLSQLEQVQIAMNTSQYAESYRIQTYADYMQSKQKSTSKNRKWAEDGWANTTCSHMHNRSLTGKRSISPTQEDQTSDFGVADSNWSHYTKKIKTDAGGSGGCGQTYAVDSTTDSWLKPQPGEAAVSTSPAQGEAGSEEADAWPELPANQNQGSQATSTGLFDVPQVW